GCAAAAATTGGCATGATTAAAAAGTTGACCGGCAAATGTAATTTCTGCTCCATTTTTTCTAAAGGAGAAATCTCTGTAGTTGAGATATTAGTCGGAATAGTAAGTGCCAGCAATACGCCCGCAATTGTAGCGTGAATACCGGAATGATGCATGAAATACCAAAGGAAAATTCCCGGGATAATGTACCAGATATGTTTGGTGAATTTTAACAGGTTGAAAGTAACTAAAATAGCAACCATCAATGCGCTTAAACCTAAATAAACCCATTCAATTTGGTCGGTGTAAAAAATAGCGATGACGAGAATAGCTCCTAAATCATCAACAATTGCCAAAGCTGCTAAAAATATCTTTAGAGAAAGAGGCGCTCGTTTCCCCAACATGGAAATAATAGCTAACGAAAATGCAATATCTGTCGCCATGGGAATAGCCCAACCTCCTGCGTATTCTGAGCCGTGGTTAAAGAAGAAATAAATAAGGCCCGGGACGACCATTCCACCAACTGCCGCAACAATTGGGAGGGAGGCAGATTTAAAAGAGGAAAGTTCTCCTTCTACGATTTCACGTTTAATTTCCAGACCGACCAATAAAAAGAAAATAGCCATCAATCCATCATTAATCCAAATACTTACGGAGTAATTAAGATGAAAGAGTTCTGTTCCTATTTTAGTATCCAGTAAATTTTGGAAAGCCGCTCCGGCAGAAGAGTTCGCAACAAGAAGCGAAATCAAAACACAAACGATAAGGACGATTCCGGAAGACTGAGAACTGTTTAGAAATTTTTTAAAATAGTCGGTAATGAGCATAGTTTTTTTTTTAATAAGTAGAGGTTAAAGACGCTTAATGCGCGAAACACCATTAATATTTTTTAGTTGTTTAAAGGTTTCATCAAGCTGGGTACGATTTCTTACTTCCAGATTGATATTGCCGATAAATATTCCATTGTTTGATTCAATCGACATGCTTTTCATGTCCATATTCATATTATTACTGATAACTGCAGTGATATCGTTGATCATTCCCATACGGTCAAGACCTTCGATTTCAATTTTGATTCTGTTTTTGAAGCTTTCCTCATTCACCCATTTAGCAGGTAAAACGCGATAATCATATTGTGCTCTCAAATTGATGGCGTTCGGGCAGCCATCATTATGAACTTTTATACCGTCTGAAATGGTGATAAATCCAAAAATTCGGTCACCTGGAATCACGGTGCAGCATTTAGCATAAGTATAATTTAATTTTTCTTCATCTTTTCCAAAAACAATCATATCCAGATTCGTTTCCGGTGCTTCTGTAAATACGTCGTTTTTCAGGGGTGATTTGCGGAAACGCTGA
This DNA window, taken from Kaistella carnis, encodes the following:
- the nhaA gene encoding Na+/H+ antiporter NhaA; protein product: MLITDYFKKFLNSSQSSGIVLIVCVLISLLVANSSAGAAFQNLLDTKIGTELFHLNYSVSIWINDGLMAIFFLLVGLEIKREIVEGELSSFKSASLPIVAAVGGMVVPGLIYFFFNHGSEYAGGWAIPMATDIAFSLAIISMLGKRAPLSLKIFLAALAIVDDLGAILVIAIFYTDQIEWVYLGLSALMVAILVTFNLLKFTKHIWYIIPGIFLWYFMHHSGIHATIAGVLLALTIPTNISTTEISPLEKMEQKLHLPVNFLIMPIFALANTNILFKEGMVDDLFSNFGYGIIFGLVLGKVIGINLFSYIFIKLKISSLPDQVSWSQMLGAGLLAGIGFTMSIFIALLSFKGHPEIQDEAKFAILIASVISGFAGFSLLKYIGKKREHSED